A single region of the Sulfitobacter geojensis genome encodes:
- a CDS encoding PRC-barrel domain-containing protein, with translation MTRSILAATTAIATLVATSFAFAAENSVSDLQGNSPAVTEGGQDNTVGSTENTSDLVTKRFGIGESEYDATRMAMSQEQYDALNASIGADFMTNEGKVLGMIEDVTIDAQGNPNLEVELNDDTKIDAELLVITLLPESIVLKEGKIFIDTSEDNLYLQAQDGSKADDETRTTVIVM, from the coding sequence ATGACACGCTCAATTCTTGCTGCCACAACAGCCATCGCAACTCTGGTTGCAACATCATTTGCATTCGCTGCAGAAAACTCTGTCAGCGACCTGCAAGGCAACTCGCCGGCAGTGACCGAAGGCGGTCAGGACAACACCGTTGGCTCCACCGAAAACACCAGCGATTTGGTGACCAAGCGTTTCGGCATTGGCGAATCCGAGTATGACGCAACACGCATGGCAATGTCACAAGAACAGTACGACGCATTGAACGCTTCAATCGGCGCGGACTTCATGACGAACGAAGGCAAAGTGCTGGGCATGATCGAAGACGTGACAATTGACGCGCAAGGCAACCCCAACCTTGAGGTTGAACTGAACGATGACACAAAAATCGACGCCGAACTCTTGGTGATCACGCTGCTGCCCGAAAGCATCGTGCTGAAGGAAGGCAAGATTTTCATCGATACGTCCGAGGACAACCTGTACCTGCAAGCGCAGGACGGCTCCAAAGCAGATGATGAGACACGCACCACCGTCATCGTGATGTAA
- the purL gene encoding phosphoribosylformylglycinamidine synthase subunit PurL, giving the protein MQEPAITDELIAAHGFTPEEFAEVKTILGRDPNYTEMGIFSAMWNEHCSYKSSKKWLRTLPTEGPQVICGPGENAGIVDIGDGQALVFKMESHNHPSYIEPYQGAATGVGGILRDVFTMGARPIAAMNSLSFGRPDHPKTRQLVHGVVAGVGGYGNCFGVPTVGGEVRFDTAYDGNCLVNAFAAGLADTDKIFYSAASGVGMPVVYLGAKTGRDGVGGATMASAEFDDTIEEKRPTVQVGDPFTEKRLMEATLELMATGAVISIQDMGAAGLTCSAVEMGDKGGLGVRLDLEKVPTRELNMSAYEMMLSESQERMLMVLKPELEAEAKAVFDKWDLDFAIVGETLAEDRFLIMLNGELKADLPLSKLASTAPEYDRPWVETPAAEPLADVPGVDPIDGLKALISDVNYAAKNWVFEQYDTMVMGDSARTPGIGAGIIRVHGTDKSIAFTSDVTPRYVKANPVEGGKQAVAESYRNLTAVGAKPLATTDNMNFGNPEKPEIMGQFVGAIKGIGEAVSALDMPIVSGNVSLYNETDGTGILPTPTIGAVGLIDHPDDIIGCDVRDGHVALVLGDTTGHLGQSALLATVFGRIEGDAPRVDLAAEKAHGDFIRANRTLIKACTDLSDGGLALAAFELAEGAGVGITLDAADTPTLFGEDQARYLIACNFDQAEALMIAATAAGLTLETVGKFGGSDVTMGGVSAPLGELSAVFRATFEGTFA; this is encoded by the coding sequence ATGCAAGAACCTGCCATCACCGATGAACTGATCGCCGCCCACGGGTTTACCCCCGAGGAATTTGCGGAAGTGAAGACTATCCTTGGCCGCGATCCGAACTACACGGAAATGGGCATCTTTTCAGCGATGTGGAACGAACATTGCTCTTACAAGTCTTCCAAGAAATGGTTGCGCACCCTGCCTACAGAAGGTCCGCAGGTCATCTGTGGCCCTGGCGAAAACGCAGGCATCGTTGATATCGGCGACGGTCAGGCGCTGGTCTTCAAGATGGAATCGCACAACCACCCCAGCTATATCGAACCCTACCAAGGGGCTGCGACAGGCGTCGGCGGCATCCTGCGCGATGTGTTCACCATGGGTGCACGTCCCATTGCCGCAATGAATTCCCTCAGCTTTGGCCGCCCCGATCACCCCAAAACCCGCCAGCTGGTGCATGGTGTGGTCGCCGGTGTCGGTGGTTATGGCAACTGTTTCGGCGTGCCGACCGTTGGCGGCGAAGTGCGCTTTGACACGGCTTATGATGGCAATTGTCTGGTCAATGCTTTCGCCGCAGGCCTCGCCGATACCGACAAGATTTTCTATTCTGCCGCTTCCGGCGTTGGCATGCCCGTCGTCTACCTTGGGGCCAAGACCGGCCGTGACGGTGTGGGCGGCGCGACGATGGCCTCTGCCGAGTTCGACGATACCATCGAAGAGAAACGCCCGACGGTCCAAGTCGGCGACCCCTTCACCGAAAAACGCCTGATGGAAGCCACGCTAGAGCTGATGGCCACCGGTGCCGTGATCTCCATTCAGGACATGGGGGCCGCCGGCCTGACCTGCTCTGCTGTGGAAATGGGCGACAAGGGCGGCTTGGGCGTGCGTCTGGACCTTGAAAAGGTGCCGACCCGCGAGCTGAACATGAGCGCATACGAAATGATGCTTTCTGAATCCCAGGAACGCATGTTGATGGTTCTCAAACCCGAACTCGAGGCCGAAGCCAAAGCCGTGTTCGACAAATGGGACCTCGATTTCGCCATCGTCGGCGAGACATTGGCCGAAGACCGCTTCCTCATCATGCTCAACGGTGAGCTGAAAGCCGACCTGCCGCTCAGCAAACTGGCCTCTACCGCGCCGGAATACGACCGTCCATGGGTCGAGACACCCGCCGCCGAACCGCTGGCCGATGTGCCGGGCGTCGATCCGATTGACGGTCTGAAGGCGCTGATTTCCGATGTGAACTACGCCGCGAAAAACTGGGTGTTTGAACAATATGACACGATGGTCATGGGCGATTCCGCCCGCACACCGGGTATCGGCGCGGGCATCATCCGTGTGCATGGCACCGATAAATCCATCGCTTTCACCTCTGACGTAACCCCGCGCTATGTCAAAGCAAACCCGGTCGAAGGCGGCAAACAAGCGGTCGCGGAAAGCTATCGCAACCTGACCGCTGTCGGGGCCAAACCTTTGGCCACAACAGACAATATGAACTTCGGCAATCCCGAAAAGCCCGAAATCATGGGCCAGTTCGTGGGCGCCATCAAAGGCATCGGCGAAGCGGTTTCCGCTCTCGACATGCCCATCGTGTCGGGCAACGTGTCGCTTTACAATGAAACGGACGGAACCGGCATCCTGCCGACACCGACCATCGGCGCCGTAGGGCTGATCGACCATCCTGACGACATCATCGGCTGTGATGTGCGCGACGGGCATGTGGCGCTGGTCTTGGGCGACACCACCGGCCACCTTGGCCAATCCGCCCTGCTGGCCACTGTATTCGGTCGCATTGAAGGGGATGCGCCCCGCGTCGATTTGGCCGCGGAAAAGGCCCACGGTGATTTCATCCGCGCCAACCGTACACTGATCAAGGCCTGTACAGACCTCAGCGATGGCGGCCTCGCGCTGGCCGCATTCGAACTGGCCGAAGGGGCCGGTGTCGGCATCACACTGGATGCAGCGGACACGCCAACCCTGTTTGGTGAGGATCAGGCCCGCTATCTAATCGCCTGCAACTTCGATCAGGCCGAAGCGCTGATGATCGCAGCAACGGCAGCTGGCCTGACGCTGGAAACTGTTGGCAAATTCGGCGGCAGCGACGTCACGATGGGTGGTGTCTCCGCCCCGCTGGGCGAACTCTCCGCCGTGTTCCGCGCCACCTTTGAGGGCACTTTCGCCTAA
- a CDS encoding vWA domain-containing protein, whose protein sequence is MVEHIPLDLPDDPKLAGNITHFARALRRAGLPIGPGRVIDAIRAVEAAGFSDKRDFYWTLHACFVNRPEHRTVFAQLFRLYWRDPRYLEHMMAAMLPAIRGVQEDRPAQAAEKRAAEALLDGAEAPPQDEEEAPPEEDALIEVDASLTMSSSERLRSLDFEQMSLAEMAEAKRMLARLSLPVKPLPSRRAMVSPTGRIDAAKSMRAALRRGGEMQQLAFKKPRPRYPNLVVLCDISGSMSQYSRVILHFLHAVSNAKGAGWAQVHAFTFGTRLTNITRHLATRDVDAALAAAGAEAQDWEGGTRIGASIEAFNRDWSRRVMGQGAVVLLITDGLDRDAPDDLARQMQRLHLSARRVIWLNPLLRWDGFAPKAAGIRAMLPHVDSFRAGHSIASLEELAQVISRPDDVGEKARLLAAVDAP, encoded by the coding sequence ATGGTTGAACACATTCCTCTCGACCTGCCGGATGATCCGAAACTGGCGGGCAACATCACACATTTCGCGCGTGCCCTGCGCCGTGCCGGCCTGCCCATCGGACCGGGGCGGGTGATTGACGCGATCCGCGCGGTCGAAGCGGCAGGTTTTTCCGATAAACGCGACTTTTACTGGACGCTGCACGCCTGTTTTGTGAACCGGCCCGAACACCGCACCGTTTTTGCCCAGCTGTTCCGGCTGTACTGGCGTGACCCGCGATATCTTGAACATATGATGGCAGCGATGTTGCCGGCCATCCGTGGGGTACAAGAGGACCGCCCCGCGCAGGCGGCAGAGAAACGCGCGGCCGAGGCCTTGTTGGACGGGGCAGAGGCCCCGCCACAGGACGAGGAAGAGGCCCCGCCCGAAGAAGATGCGTTGATCGAGGTTGATGCAAGTTTAACCATGTCGTCCTCCGAACGGTTACGGTCGCTGGATTTCGAGCAAATGTCACTGGCGGAAATGGCCGAAGCCAAGCGGATGCTGGCGCGGCTGAGCTTGCCGGTGAAGCCCTTGCCGTCGCGGCGCGCGATGGTGTCACCTACCGGCCGGATTGATGCGGCAAAGTCCATGCGCGCGGCCCTGCGGCGGGGCGGGGAAATGCAGCAGCTGGCATTCAAGAAACCGCGCCCGCGCTATCCGAACCTTGTGGTGCTTTGTGATATTTCAGGCTCGATGAGCCAATACAGTCGTGTGATTTTGCATTTCCTGCATGCGGTCAGCAACGCCAAAGGCGCAGGCTGGGCGCAAGTGCATGCCTTTACCTTTGGCACAAGGCTGACCAACATCACCCGCCATCTGGCGACCCGTGATGTGGATGCAGCATTGGCAGCCGCAGGGGCAGAGGCGCAGGATTGGGAAGGTGGGACGCGGATCGGCGCGTCGATTGAGGCCTTTAACCGCGACTGGTCGCGCCGGGTGATGGGGCAGGGCGCGGTCGTGCTGTTGATCACGGACGGGCTGGACCGCGATGCCCCGGACGATCTGGCACGGCAGATGCAGCGGCTGCATCTTTCCGCACGGCGCGTGATCTGGTTGAACCCTCTGCTCCGTTGGGACGGTTTCGCACCCAAGGCGGCTGGAATCCGTGCGATGTTGCCTCACGTGGACAGCTTTCGCGCCGGTCACTCGATTGCATCGCTCGAAGAGCTCGCACAGGTGATTTCCCGCCCAGACGATGTGGGCGAGAAAGCGCGGCTTTTGGCAGCGGTGGATGCGCCTTAG
- a CDS encoding AAA family ATPase → MTDITSIDAVQKMLGDQGYICGRDLGTVVFLSLRLGRPLFLEGEAGVGKTEIAKALAAGLNRKLIRLQCYEGLDASSAVYEWNFPAQMVAIRAAEAAGAADSAALTADLFSDKYLIERPLLEAMRPDDNGAPILLIDELDRTDAPFEAFLLEALSDFQVTIPEMGTIKAPEAPIVILTSNRTREVHDALKRRCLYHWVDYPDFDREMDILNARAPEAAENLSREVVAFVQQLRTEDLFKKPGVAETIDWAKCLLALDVITLSPEVIADTLGAILKYQDDIAKLHGSEAKRILDQARASLEPA, encoded by the coding sequence ATGACTGACATAACGAGCATCGACGCGGTGCAAAAGATGCTGGGCGATCAGGGGTATATCTGCGGGCGAGATCTGGGCACGGTGGTGTTTTTAAGCTTGCGGTTGGGGCGGCCCTTGTTCCTTGAAGGGGAGGCCGGTGTTGGCAAGACCGAGATCGCCAAGGCGCTGGCCGCCGGGCTGAACCGCAAATTGATCCGGCTGCAATGTTATGAAGGGCTCGATGCCTCCTCTGCCGTTTATGAGTGGAACTTCCCTGCGCAAATGGTCGCGATCCGCGCGGCAGAGGCCGCAGGCGCGGCTGATAGCGCAGCGCTGACGGCGGATTTGTTCAGCGATAAATACCTGATCGAACGCCCGCTGCTTGAGGCGATGCGCCCTGATGACAACGGCGCCCCGATCCTGCTGATCGACGAATTGGACCGCACGGACGCCCCCTTTGAGGCGTTTCTATTGGAAGCCCTTAGCGATTTTCAGGTGACGATCCCCGAAATGGGCACGATCAAAGCGCCCGAGGCCCCGATCGTGATCCTGACCTCGAACCGCACCCGCGAAGTGCATGATGCGCTGAAACGCCGCTGCCTGTATCACTGGGTCGATTATCCCGATTTTGATCGCGAAATGGACATCCTGAACGCCCGCGCACCCGAAGCTGCCGAAAACCTCAGCCGCGAAGTGGTCGCCTTTGTGCAGCAATTGCGCACCGAGGACCTGTTTAAGAAACCCGGCGTGGCCGAAACTATCGATTGGGCCAAATGCCTGCTGGCGCTTGATGTGATCACCCTCAGCCCCGAGGTCATCGCCGACACGCTGGGTGCCATCCTCAAATACCAAGATGACATCGCCAAACTGCACGGCTCTGAAGCCAAGCGTATCCTCGATCAGGCCCGCGCAAGCCTAGAGCCCGCATGA
- a CDS encoding glycosyltransferase family 2 protein, whose amino-acid sequence MRITAVTCVKNEGPFLLEWIAFNRIIGVTDFLFYSNDCSDATDRLLDRLQEHGVVAHLPNPATNRNYQMQALKASRRHPLVKHADWVWIADVDEFLNIHVGDHTLPALIDACGNPQAISVTFQFMANNGIEEFVDTPVITQFQHSHNPDIWGADTAIEVKSLVRRDFPTEYFGAHRPFHDDEKAKPKWTDGSGRQVPPPFRKAAGKRRIRAFPARDARRFATLNHYALRSLDSYLVKNDRGDVNREHRAFDDSYWRERNDPAYHDDSILRYEAPLQAEMARLMALDGVADLHAEAVALHKAKRDALLAQESYQQMREQLRNAAPFSDAETAILKELAGA is encoded by the coding sequence ATGCGCATCACGGCCGTCACCTGTGTCAAAAACGAAGGGCCTTTCCTGTTGGAATGGATCGCTTTCAACCGGATCATCGGCGTCACGGATTTCCTGTTTTATTCAAACGATTGCTCGGATGCGACGGATCGCTTGCTGGACAGGCTGCAAGAACACGGGGTGGTCGCCCATCTGCCCAACCCCGCAACCAATCGCAATTACCAGATGCAGGCGCTTAAGGCGTCGCGCCGCCACCCTTTGGTCAAACACGCCGATTGGGTGTGGATCGCGGATGTCGACGAGTTTCTGAACATCCACGTCGGGGATCACACCCTGCCCGCGCTGATCGACGCCTGCGGCAATCCGCAAGCGATCTCGGTCACCTTTCAGTTTATGGCAAACAACGGCATCGAAGAATTCGTAGACACGCCCGTAATCACTCAATTCCAACACAGCCATAATCCCGACATCTGGGGTGCGGATACGGCGATTGAAGTCAAATCACTGGTGCGCCGCGATTTCCCCACCGAATATTTCGGGGCCCACCGCCCGTTTCATGATGACGAAAAGGCCAAGCCCAAATGGACCGACGGATCAGGACGCCAGGTGCCCCCGCCGTTTCGCAAGGCCGCCGGCAAACGCCGCATCCGCGCCTTTCCCGCGCGCGACGCCCGTCGCTTTGCGACATTGAACCATTATGCGCTGCGCTCGCTCGACAGTTATCTGGTCAAGAACGACCGTGGTGACGTGAACCGCGAACACCGCGCGTTTGACGACAGCTATTGGCGTGAACGCAATGATCCGGCCTACCATGACGATAGCATCCTGCGCTACGAGGCCCCCTTGCAGGCCGAGATGGCGCGCCTGATGGCGCTGGACGGCGTGGCCGATCTGCATGCAGAGGCCGTGGCCCTGCACAAGGCCAAGCGCGACGCCCTGCTGGCACAAGAAAGCTATCAGCAGATGCGCGAACAACTGCGCAATGCGGCCCCCTTTAGTGATGCCGAAACGGCGATCCTCAAGGAACTGGCAGGCGCATGA
- a CDS encoding sulfotransferase: protein MIPNPIISLSLPKSGTTTLAMALRRAGLNVIDWRIREAQTFREDLKDQLIAPLMYEDYFGSGDPLARFDEFHAITEMSAINGKINMWPQTDSGMLGAILKHHPGAKFLLSMRDPEAVAKSMMGWNNLGQVRLPRNDVPGLPRPYGGNVENLTRWVNGHYDFCARFFRRSPNFLAYELEEKNVHHQISRFLRLELPWWGKANMNIRQTDPSDMESDDHVET, encoded by the coding sequence ATGATCCCCAATCCGATCATCAGTTTAAGCCTGCCCAAATCGGGGACGACGACCCTTGCCATGGCCCTGCGGCGGGCAGGGTTGAACGTCATTGACTGGCGCATCCGCGAGGCGCAGACCTTTCGCGAAGACCTAAAAGACCAGCTGATTGCGCCACTGATGTACGAGGATTATTTTGGCAGCGGTGACCCGCTGGCGCGGTTCGACGAATTTCACGCCATCACGGAAATGAGCGCCATCAACGGCAAAATCAACATGTGGCCGCAAACCGACAGCGGCATGTTGGGGGCCATTCTGAAACACCATCCGGGGGCCAAGTTCCTCTTGTCGATGCGTGATCCTGAAGCGGTTGCCAAAAGCATGATGGGCTGGAACAATCTGGGTCAGGTGCGCCTGCCCCGCAACGATGTGCCCGGCTTGCCGCGCCCTTACGGTGGTAACGTCGAGAACCTGACGCGCTGGGTGAACGGGCATTACGATTTCTGTGCCCGCTTCTTTCGCCGCTCGCCGAATTTTCTGGCCTATGAGCTGGAAGAGAAAAACGTCCACCACCAGATCAGCCGCTTCCTGAGGCTGGAATTGCCATGGTGGGGCAAGGCGAACATGAACATCCGCCAGACAGACCCGTCCGATATGGAAAGCGATGATCATGTCGAAACCTGA